The Eptesicus fuscus isolate TK198812 chromosome 20, DD_ASM_mEF_20220401, whole genome shotgun sequence genome contains the following window.
TATTGGCGCTCCCTCTCAGCCAGCAGCCATCTGCAGGGTGAAGGGACTCGTGACAGGACCAAGCACCCCAGGGCGAGGATGGAGCTTTGGGACACCCCCATAGAGACATCCTCCAGCTTTATCAACATTGTTCAGTTTTCAATCCGAGTCTCTGTCGTCCAGCTCACATTTCTGCCTTGTGTATATAAAGACAAATGCCAAATGCTTTGCTGGATCAAGATAGATTGTCTGGGGCCATCCAATTGCAATGGCAGAGGGACTGGAACTTGGCTGGTGTTCAAGGACCTCGGCTTAATCTTTTCCTAAATGTTCAGTCACCCAGCTAGAAACCTGTTCTGGAACTTGCCATGCATGGATGTCAAATTGTTCTGTTCAGAATCTACCTTTTCCCCcttgggagcagctcctgtgagGTAAGCCTGTCCGTTAATGGCTTCCCCCAACACTTAGCATCAAGTCCAAAGTTCCCTCCGGGGTCACAggtgcttcctgcctgcccctgccactgACCCCATCTCCGGGGCTCCTCACCTGCCTCCAGCCCAGGGGCCTCCTTGCTTTTACTTGAACACATCAAGCCTGCCCCCACGTCAGGGCCTTCTCACTGGCTGCTCTTTCTGTCCAGAGCACTTTATTTCCCTGCAGCCGCTTGGCCCCTTCATTCATGTCTCTGCTCACCTCACGAGAGGGGCCCTTCCTGACACTCTGCCTATAGTCAGcctgctcccagcacccccaTAATCCTGTCACTAGCTccctatctttatttttattcctatcaCTAACCACCACTGACCAtacatatacttatttatttacttacttactagaggcccagtgcatgaaatgtgtgcacaggtagggtctctagcagctgctggctgtgggcccagggggaggggccacaggcggttggccagccagccctgccccctggtggaactcctggtcacggggacaatttgcatattaggcttttattatataggatttctttctctttgccccTGATTGgatgtaagttccatgagggcagggactttttttttttaattgttcccTGTTCCATCCCAGCACTGGAATGGTGccaggcacagagtaggtgctcagtaaatatttattgaacacatgaATCCACAAGTCTCTCAGGACTCCAGgtggacctccccccccccactattTCCTGACTCCAACCTCAGTGTCTTCCACTCCTAGCCCTCCTGGGGTCTTCCTGCCTGGTGCCCTAGTTCCTAACTTAAGACCCTTCTCCTTGGTGGGGAAGAAGGAATAGTCACACCCCCGACACTGCCTTCCTCAGGGTGAGGGCTTggcctccctctctgccccttctCACTCTGAACACAGCtttaaaggctttttaaaaaatgggagtgGGGGAGAACATGTTCTTTTCTTGATGTTTATCTcttcaaaatcataaaaaaaatgtttaaaactgcccaccagggaccctgcctgccgACTATGCCATCCTCCCACACCTCCATCCCCTCCAGTCTCACCTGGAGGCGCGGCCACCCTTTCTCCCTTGTTCCCCCCTACTTTCCACCCCCTGACACTCCTCAAACACCTCCAACCCCTTCAGTCTCACCCCCATTTTCCACCCCCTGACACTCCTCAAACACCTCCAACCCCTTCAGTCTCACCCCCACTTTCCACCCCCTGACACTCCTCAAACACCTCCAACCCCTTCAGTCTCACCCCCACTTTCCACCCCCTGACACTCCTCAAACACCTCCAACCCCTTCAGTCTCACCCCCACTTTCCACGCCCTGACACTCCTCAAACACCTCCAACCCCTTCAGTCTCACCCCCACTTTCCACCCCCTGACACTCCTCAAAGACAGTAATTTGCAACCTTTGTCCTGATAGATGCCGTCTGCTCACATTTCTAGCAGCCCCAGATCCCCACTCCAAATatcacctccctctcctcccctaacCCCGAGAAGCAGCAGCACACTGGGGCGGGGGCTCAGCCTCTTTATCTGGCAGCAAGAAAGGAGGTGGCCCAGCTCTGATGGGAGGGGGAAGACATCAGGAGCCTCCATGGCACAGCTCCAAGTAGTGGGTGAGCAGAGCTGGGGGCACTCGGAGAAGAAGGGGCAGAGCAGGTATCACATCCGCCTTCCTGCAGGGCAGAGCCCGGGCTGCCACCTCACTCCTCCTCTTCATCGTCTTCCTCCAGGGGGGGCCGATTCCGCTTGAAGAAGCCGACCTGGGGgcacagggccagggccaggttaTAGAGATGATCCTTAGGCCCCGAGCAGCACTGGAAGAAGCACTAGCAACCAGCCAGCCCTGAGGTCCTCTCCTGGACCAGCACAAAATATGGACCCCACTGTTGGCACAAAGGAAGGCCTTTCCCCATTTAGGGATAATAGatgtaacaatttaaaaatgggttttgCTTTTTCTCCCCTGAATTTTTCTTAAATAGTGATGATTGTGTCTCTATATGACTCAGGTGCATgaagatatatatttaatttattataagtCTAAAGTGTGGTTTTCCCTAAAAGCACCATGTGTCCCAGGGCTTGGCACCTGAGTGAGCTTGAGACCAGCCCACTTGTTCTCCAGgcacagaggagagagggacccgcCAGGGCCTCataaggagcagggagcagggagcagggagcagggtctGGATCAGACCTGAcaaagggcagggaggaggcgagCCCTGTCCCGCACAGCAGCCAGGGAGTTCCTGGAGGCAGGACTCATTCCCCATGACTTCCTCGCAGGGGTGATGGGTCCAAAGGACTTAGAACCCCaggtgccacctcctccaggagtcTGTCCCTCCCGGGAAGAGGTCCTCTGGAGAAGGACAGCCTAATAACGGAGAtgcagccccagccagtttggctcagtggatagagcgtcggcctgtggactgaagggtcctggatttgattcccgtcaaggacacatgcccgggttgtgggctctatccccagtagggggcgtgcaggaggcagctgatcaatgattctctctcatcattgatgtttctatctctcccctctcccttcctctctgaaatcaataaaaatatatttaaaaataataatggagaTGTGCATCAGTTGGGCTCTGGGGTCACCCACTTGGGccactgcctctctctgcctccctgtgagggtgggcagggccaaGTCTGTGCCCActggggaccctcccctcccttcatgCTCACCTTCCACATGGCCAGGACCAGGAGTGTGAGCAACAGCAGGCCACTCAGCACGCCTACCAGCACCCACCAGAGGGGGATGTCCCGCTCCTCCAAGGCCCGAAGCAGCTGCGTCTGGACCTGAGGACAAACCGGCGCGTGTCCTCTCACCTGGACACCTGGCTCTCCCCAAACCTCAGACCCGTGGGGTGCGGACACCTAGCCCAGCCATCTGCCAGTCTCACCCTTCAGACCCAGGGAGGCCCCGCCCTCATCCTGCCGGACAGGACACAGGGGATGACCCGTGGGTCCTGCAGGACTCCCCTCCTCGACAACATTCTTCCATACTCACCAGAGCTTCTCCGCTGGGCAGGCCGAGGGCGGGCACGGTgtagggaagggaggagacatTGAACCAAGCCTGCGACTGCAGCACAAATTGATCCAGTGGCCTCTGGATGGGGTGGGGAAGCCATTCACACAGGCCTATTGGTTGCAGGAGTCCCAGCTCCtaaccccccccaaccccggggagcctgcccctgccctaaTCTCATCCCCTTCAAAGTAAACCGCTCCCCcgcaaatgaacaaataattttttaaaatgtatttttattgcttttttacagagaggaagggagagggagagagagttagaaacatggatgagagagaaacatcgatcaactgcctcctgcacacttcccactggggatgtgcccacaacccaggtacatgcccttgaccggaatcgaacctgggacctctctgtccgcaggccgacgctctatccactgggccaaaccggttagggtaacaaataatttaaaaaaaaaaagaaagaaaacaaagtaaaccTGGTCTTgactttcttccctctccccaaagCCCCGCCTCTCCCCAAAGCTCACTCAGTCCCCGCCCCAGAAGGCCCCGCCCCAGAAGGCCCCGCCCCAGAAGGCCCCGCCCCAGAAGGCCCCGCCCCAGGAGGCCCCGCCCCagaaggccccgcccccagcgccaTGCCCACCTGgcggaggctgggcagccacaggAAGGCGTGCACCGTGACCATGGCCCGCTGCCCGCGCTCCATCTCCTGCAGCTCACACTGCACCACAGTGCAGGGCGCCGAGTCGCAGCTCTGCGGGGATGGGTGATTCAttagcccccagcccctcctgaccTGGCACCCCTCATCCCAAGGACCCAACACAGAGCGGGTGGGGGAAGcgcagtgtgtgtgcgtgtgtgggagGGGCGGTCAGGGGGCTGGGGCCTCCCCTCAGGAAGGGCCTCAGATCCAAACGTCAGACGTTATCTCTAGATGGAGTTGTTCCCACAGCCCCCGAGATCCagggagagggcgggaagagGTGGGCCATCAGACAGTGTCCAATACCCAGGACTTTTGACCCCTGCTTTGGCAGGTACTCATTCGTTTGAATGTACTGGGAATCTTGAAAAAATGctagtgccccccaccccgccccgccccagacaGAGACCAGCACAAACGGACAGTAGCGGCCAACCAGAGGCCCACATCCCTCTCAGGCCCCTctgcctcccatccccccccctccccgccccctgggctCCAGGGGGAAGAGACCCCATTTGGAGACCGCAGAGCCTGCTCACCACAAGAACTGGATCCTGAAGCCTGGATGGCTGCTTGGATCCTGACAGGAAGGCCTGCCTACGCTCCCGCTTGTGGTGGCCCCGGTAAATGGGGGAAGGAACTGGGGTGGGCATCCCCGAGTCCAGCTGGGGAGGCAAAGAAGCTGTCAGGTCCCACACTCCGCCCGTCTCCCCGGGCTCCCAGAGGAACCCTGGTTGATGGGCTGGGACTCCCCGACCGCTCCTCTTCCACCCAGGCGCTCACCTTGAGGGGGTTGGGAGAGGGCTGTGGGGAGCACTGAAGCCCCCCCTGAAGCTGTATATCCAGGATGTAGAGCAGGTCAGAGGGCTGGGACTGGCCAGGGAGGTGGATGCTGAGGTGGAGGCCGCTGACAGTACTAGGGCCATTGTTGTGGAGCTGGTGAGGGCGGTAGAATATTAGGTGGCTCAGCGCCTAGACTGTAGTTCCggggaccctcccaccccagcctggggcccagggctCCTCCCTACCTCGTAGGTGTGCTCCACTTTGGGGCCCAAGCTGTCTGAGATGTTCTCCCTGTTGCCTTCTTCTGCCGCCACCACCAGGAAGGCTGGAAAGGAGCTCCTGCAGGGGCCCAAGCTCCCAACGTAAGCTTGATCCCCTGACTTGCTGTGGGAGTCCCCCCAGGACCCCTCGAACCTTGGGACTCTGCCTGCCATCTCCCTTATCCTTCCCAGGCCTCTCACCCTCGAAGCTCCACATGGGCCTCCGCACGGACTGGCACATCCAGCGGCACAATCTCACTGTTTGGATTCTGGCTGTTCttgctggaggggaggggacgaGGAGAAGCAGGTCAGGGACACCAGCCCAGGGAACATCAGAACTCTCTGGGGGTCAGAACtctctgggggcggggcccaAATTTCAGAGGGCTCAGGAAGacctaactctttttttttttttttttgccacacaAAGGTTTGACCTGGGAAAGGACTTCTTTCTGGGCTCCAAGACTCAGAAACAAGTCTCTGAGGAACAAAGGGAATAGGAAAGTCTGCAGAGCCGGCAACCCAGAAGACCCTTCTGCATGGAGGTCACCTGAGTGTCTCCGCATCAGGCGCTCCCCAGTCCAGTACCTCCTGATCTGCAGCCAGAAGGACACATGCTCCCCAGCCTCTTCCAGGTTCTCCACACTCACCAACATGGTGATTCCTATCTGAGAGACCGGGAGGGCCAAAGTCACTGCACAAATGCCCACTCTGAACATGGAGTGTGGCCTCCAGTCCTCATCCTCCAAGGTCCCCGTTATTATCTCCGTTTTACTCAGAAGCCCACTCATCCAGGATCGCACAGCCAGGGAGTGTGAGGACCAGGATCCCGGCCCAGGGCTGACCCCAAACCCAGCCACTAAGACCCAGCTGTCTtggaggccctggaggaggagacCCAGCGCCCAAGACtcagcggcctcacccggacattCCCCTTCATGGGGTTGCCCAGCTCACACAGCACCACCTTGGTCTCGTTCTCCTTCTTCTGGTTACAGACCAGCCTCTCAAAGCCCTGTCAGTAGGTAGTTTGAAGAAAGAAGATGGTTACAGCGCAGCCCATACATCCTGAAACGCCTTGGAAAGTCTGGGAAAGACTtctgtgggagggtgggaggagggcttcTAGGGGTGGGGACACGAGGGACTGTTACATTCCACTTTATGTATCACTCTAGCACGTTatcattttttatgatttttttggtAGTAAAAAGCACAAAACGTTACATAGACTGTGATGCCATTGTTATAAACgacctcaacaaaataaaagaaataagtggctctggccaggtagctcagttggttagagcgtcctcATGAaacaccaaggtttcgggtttgatccctggtcagggcacatacaaggatcaaccaatggccctagccggttttgctcagtggacggagcgtcagcctgcagactaaagggtcccgggtttacttcaggtcaaaggcacatgcccgggttgtaggctcaattcccagtagggggcgtgcaggaggcagccgatcaatgattctcatcattgatgtttctatctctctcttcctcttattattattattaaaaataataataataaagatatttcttgtttgtttttttttaaagaatctaccaatgaatgtataaaaaagtggaacaacaaattgatgtgtctctctccctctctaaaacaaacaaacaaataaatgtatgtCTGTCAATGTTGAGAAAAAAGACTAGAAGAAAATCGACCAAATGTTAACAGAGGTTCCTGAGcctgtttttgtttcttactcctcactggaggacatacataattgattttagagacaggggaagagagagagagagagagagagagagagatatatatatatatacatatacatagagagagagagagagagagagagagagagacagagacagagacagagagagaaacattgattggttgccttccgtacatgccccgactggggatcaaacctgcaacctaggtacgtgccctgacggggaatcgaacccacaacctttggtgtacagggcgacgctccaaccaacggagccacactggccagggcttcctgaGCCATTTTGACTTGGGTTTTATAATAAAGTTCTTGAATTTTGGACCATTGGCAAGTATTCCtcttctaagtaaaaaaaaacaaaattaaaagatcaCAGCTCTTACAGCAAAGCATGAGAAGTGGGGGCTCTCAGGGTGGGGAAGGCCTATACCTCCCAGGTCCCAGTAatctcccggggggggggggggcgggccctcACCTGGACGTTGCTGACGGCCCGCATGTAGTGGGCGCCTTGGGGCAGGTGCACGGCCAGCTCAGCCTCATAGGCCCCTTCCCCCTCGTTGGCTGCATCCATCTTTAGCTCCAACACATTATCGGCTCCAATTAGGAGCGGGGCGCCCttcctgggggggcggggaaaggagTAAGAGGCTGTGTCCAGGCCTAgggtctgggaggaggaggggggcgagGACAGCGTATTGGTGTATGACACcccaggtggggaggaggtgtTATCGGCGAGCGGGCCAGGGGAGGGTACAGGGGGAGGTCTCCTCACACGCTGGCGGCGAGCTGAAGCTGGGGCACACACAGGTCATCTTCCCCACAGTCCAGGATGATGCGGGTCTACAGGGGGCACATCCGGGTATGTGGGTAAGTTGGGGGCAGGTGAAGTTAGGGAACTAGAAGATCTGAGAATGAAGGAGTGTGGAGATGACATCAGGGCTTTGGGACAATGTCATGGTTTAGCTGGTGACACCAGGGTTTATATCAAGAGTTTTGAGGTGACATCAACCCTTGGGGTTTAGGGGACATTGAAGTTTTGGGGTTTTCATTAGGGTTTAGAATGACATTAGAGATTAGAGGTGACATCAAGGTTTTGGGGTTCATATTACAACTTggacactaaccctaaccctgactgTCTGGCAGGGGCCCTTCACCTCCctggcctgtccctgcccccccaTCACCTGCTCCTGGACATGGGTGTCTCCATGCAGCACAAGAGCAGGCGCTAGTCCATCCTTCTCAGGCTGCAGGGATACATTGACGCTGAGCACAATGGGGCTCAGCTTGTCCCGGAAGTCGGCCTCGTCCTAGGGAGGGGACAAGAATCAGGCCATCTTGCTACCGTGTTCCCTACCACTGACCACCCCCGGACCCACAGCGCCCAGCCCATACCCCAGGGCTGGATGAACAAGCTTGCACACCCAGCCCGGCCCATCCCCAGCCCGGCGTACCCGGAGGAAGGCCGTGGTGGTGTGGCAGATGGGGCTGTGCCTCCCCCCCAGGTCGAGGTGCAGGGTGGTGCCCGCCTGTTGAGAGTCCAGCAGTAGCACCCTCCGGCCCTGGCGGGGCTTCTGCCGGTCCAGCTGCAGCTCGGCAGTTAGGCCTGacggggccagcagggagggtcaAGGTCGCCCTGGCCAGCCTCCAGGGGAGCCCAGGCCGCCTCCCTCCTGTGCCCACCCTGCCACTCACGCAGCTTCGGAGGAACGTTGTGTCCAGTGGCTCCTACACACACCTGGATGTTAAAGCTGCAAAGACGTGAGTGGGGCTCAGGGGTTAGGGCCCCTGAGGTCCCAGATCCTGCCTGGCCCATGCCCTCCGTCTCCTCACCAGCTCACGGGTGTCGTGGTCTTGGGCAGGACACAGTCCTTCACAGCAGGATTCAGCGAACCTTGTACCAGCAGCTGGACAGTGGCCATCACCACCGGCTGAGCTCTGGTGGGATGGGGTAGGCTTGCGATTGTGGCCCTTCCtgacttcctccccaccccacccctggagtCAGTGCTCACCTGTACACAGCCACCTTGTCAGCCCCGTATGCTCCCACCAATAGGTCTGTAGATGTTGGAAAGAGGTCAGAATTGGTAATCGGAGAGGGCGTGAAGTCCCCATCTTCCCAGGGGTTCCCAAACCACTTCCCCCATTGGAGGTTTGACCTGGCCCTCCCTGGCATCTCAGCCCCACAGACGGGACTGAGCTCTCAGTGGGGCACCGGGtcaggcccaggcccctggctgtGTCTCCTAGCATCTCCAGCTAATGCTCAAGGGCCCTGTTTGTTTAGCTGGAGGCAGTCCCGGGCACCTGGGTATCCATTGTCATCGATGTCTGTGGCACCTCGCAGGGAGAAGCCGAAGCCAGAGCCCGTGGAGAAGGGGCTGTCCAGGACCTGGGAGGGGCGTGAGCTAAGCCCCTCACTCTGACCCAGGAACACCTGCACTTGGCCCCGACCACTGGGACCCCCGTAGGGGGCGGCCACGGCAACATCTGGAAGGAACAACAGAGAGTGGCTGT
Protein-coding sequences here:
- the ITGA2B gene encoding integrin alpha-IIb, yielding MARALCPLRALWLLEWVQMLLGPGAAPPAWALNLDPVRLTFYTGPNGSHFGFSLDFYKDNHGSVAIVVGAPRIQGRSQEETGGVFLCPWRAEGGQCSPLPFDLNDETRKVGSQTFQTFKARQGLGASVVSWSDNIVACAPWQHWNVLEKTEEAEKTPVGGCFVAQLQNAGRAEFSPCRDNTMSRVHTQQNFWEDKRYCEAGFSAAVTQAGELVLGAPGGFYFLGLLARVPIADIFRSYRPGTLLWHVSTQRLTFDSSNPEYFDGYRGYSVAVGEFDGDLNTTEYVFGAPTWSSTLGAVEILRGNYRTLHRVHGEQVASYFGHSVAVTDVNGDGRHDLLVGAPLYMDSRADRKLAEVGRVYLFLQPRGSHALGTPSLLLTGTQLYGRFGSAIAPLGDLNRDGYNDVAVAAPYGGPSGRGQVQVFLGQSEGLSSRPSQVLDSPFSTGSGFGFSLRGATDIDDNGYPDLLVGAYGADKVAVYRAQPVVMATVQLLVQGSLNPAVKDCVLPKTTTPVSCFNIQVCVGATGHNVPPKLRLTAELQLDRQKPRQGRRVLLLDSQQAGTTLHLDLGGRHSPICHTTTAFLRDEADFRDKLSPIVLSVNVSLQPEKDGLAPALVLHGDTHVQEQTRIILDCGEDDLCVPQLQLAASVKGAPLLIGADNVLELKMDAANEGEGAYEAELAVHLPQGAHYMRAVSNVQGFERLVCNQKKENETKVVLCELGNPMKGNVRIGITMLVSVENLEEAGEHVSFWLQIRSKNSQNPNSEIVPLDVPVRAEAHVELRGSSFPAFLVVAAEEGNRENISDSLGPKVEHTYELHNNGPSTVSGLHLSIHLPGQSQPSDLLYILDIQLQGGLQCSPQPSPNPLKLDSGMPTPVPSPIYRGHHKRERRQAFLSGSKQPSRLQDPVLVSCDSAPCTVVQCELQEMERGQRAMVTVHAFLWLPSLRQRPLDQFVLQSQAWFNVSSLPYTVPALGLPSGEALVQTQLLRALEERDIPLWWVLVGVLSGLLLLTLLVLAMWKVGFFKRNRPPLEEDDEEEE